In Arthrobacter sp. MN05-02, the genomic stretch CGGTGTCGGCGGCGATCCGGCTCCACGAGTAGCGGGCCTTGACGCGGCGGTAGCCGTTGTCGCCCAGTTCGCGCGCCCACCCGGGATCGCCCACGATGTCGGCGATTGCGGCGGCGATGGCCGCGGAGTCCTGCGGGGGGACGTGGAGACCGGTCTTGCCGTCCACCACGGTGTCCACGAGGCCCCCGACGGCCGCCGCGATCACCGGGACGCCGCATGCCATCGCCTCGAGCGGGACGATACCGAACGGCTCGTACCACGGCGCACACACGACGGCGTCCGCGCTCCGGAGGACCGCGGGCATCTCGGCGCGGGACACCTGGCCCCGGAGCACCACCCTGTCACCGACGCCGAGTTCGACGGCCAGCGCGCGGAGCCGCTGCGCCTCGGGGTCGTCCTCGAGTCCGGCCGAGTTGCCCGCCCCGCCGACGATGACGAGTTCGACGTCGTCGCGGCCCATCGCGGCGAGTTCGCGCAGCGAGCGGATGGCGAGGTCCATGCCCTTGCGTGGGACGAGCCTGCCCACGCTGACGATCCTGTGCGGCCGCCCGCGGTCCTCGACGGGTCCGTGCGGGGTGAACAGTTCGAGGTCCACGCCGCAGGGGGCGATCGACACGCGGCTGCCGGGAACGCCCATCGCCTTGAGCTCGAAGACCTCGTCCGAGCAGGTCGCGACGATCCGGTCGGCGCTGCGGCCCACCATGGTCTCGAGCATGAGCCG encodes the following:
- a CDS encoding glycosyl transferase, giving the protein MDAGGQNVHVAELSLALARRGHEVTVYTRRDDPTLPDRVRTDPRLEVVHITAGPVRSVPKDMLLPYMGALADGIVADWGSEPPDIVHGHFWMSGLAALNAAGQSRAAGRPVQVVQTFHALGTVKRRHQGAEDTSPSERLMLETMVGRSADRIVATCSDEVFELKAMGVPGSRVSIAPCGVDLELFTPHGPVEDRGRPHRIVSVGRLVPRKGMDLAIRSLRELAAMGRDDVELVIVGGAGNSAGLEDDPEAQRLRALAVELGVGDRVVLRGQVSRAEMPAVLRSADAVVCAPWYEPFGIVPLEAMACGVPVIAAAVGGLVDTVVDGKTGLHVPPQDSAAIAAAIADIVGDPGWARELGDNGYRRVKARYSWSRIAADTEKAYQTALGAAASVQQTPARRSAARRLESTGGRAL